From the Deinococcus sonorensis KR-87 genome, the window GTGGCCGTCACGGCCGCCGCCTACTTGTTCGGCCTGTGGATTCACGCCGCGCCGCCACCGCGCAAACGGCTGCTGATCATCGCCAGCGTGACGCTGAACCTGTGCGCGCTGGGGTACTTCAAGTACGCCAACTTCGGCATCGACAGCTTTAACGCGGCCATCACCGCGGTGGGACTGCAGCCGTTCAGCTGGACCCCGGTGCTGCTGCCGATCGGGCTGAGCTTCTTCGTGTTCCACGCCATCAGCTACGTGGTGGATGTGTACCGGGGCGGCGAACCGCCCACCCGCAACCCGCTGGATTTCGCGGCGTTCATCGCGCTGTTTCCGCACCTGATCGCCGGGCCGGTGCTGAAGTACAACCTGCTGGCCGATCAGTTCCGGCACCGCACCCACACGCTGGAGAAGTTCAGCTACGGCGCGACCCGCTTCATGACCGGCTTCGCCAAGAAGGTGCTGATCGCTGACACCATCGCGCCACTGGTCAAGGTGGCCTTCGCCACCCCGGACCCGACCCTGGCGGACGCGTGGCTGGGCGCGCTGGCCTACACGCTGCAGCTGTACTTTGACTTCTCCGGCTACAGCGACATGGCCATCGGGCTGGCCGCGATGATGGGCTTCAAGTTCCCGGAGAACTTCAACCACCCGTACATCAGCCGCAGCATCACCGAGTTCTGGAAGCGCTGGCACATGAGCCTGTCGAGCTGGCTGATGGAGTACCTGTACTTCAGCCTGGGCGGCAACCGCCGCGGCCGGGTGCGCACGTACATCAACCTGTTCCTGACCATGCTGCTGGGCGGGCTGTGGCACGGCGCCAACTGGACCTTCGTGCTGTGGGGTGCGTGGCACGGCAGCATCCTGGCCGCCGAGCGCCGCCTGAAGGAAGCGAAGCTGTGGAAGCCCAGCCCGGTGTGGCTGACCATCCCCGGCACCATGCTGCTGGTAATGCTCGGTTGGGTGATGTTCCGCGCCGACAATGTACACGACGCGTTCCGGATGTACCGAGGGATGTTCGGGCTCAACGGAGCGGGCCTGTCTGACACGCTGGCGTGGCAGGTGCAGGGCAGCACCCTGGTGACGATGCTGATCGCGCTGGTGCTGGTGTATGTGGCGCCGTGGTGGGGCAACCGGGTGGGCGACATGAGCCGCACCCTGCGCCGCCCCGCGCTGGCCAGCACCGCCACCCTGCTGCTGATGCCGCTGTTCGTGATGGCGATCCTGAAACTCTCCGCCCAGAGCTACACCCCCTTCCTGTACTTCCAGTTCTGAGATGCTCACTCCCCGTCACGATGAGGCCCCAGCCATGACCGACCTGATGCGTGAACAGCCCCGGCCGTCCACCCCCGCCAGCCCCGACCCCAGCGCCAGCGCCGACCTTCAACCGGCCATGTCCACGCCCGCCCTGATGCGGGCACTGCCGGGCCTGTTTCTGGTGGCGGTGGTGGGGGCCGGCGCCGTGCTGTCCGTGCTGGGCGACAAGGGCGCCAAGATCTGGGTGCGGCCGGTGGGCCAGAGCGTGATGCAGGGCAGCGCCCAGGCCACCTTCGAGCACAACTATGACGCCCACCACCCGGTGCGTGATCCCGGCATCGACACCTGGGGGCTGATCAACTACGCGCTGTTCCGCGAGGGACGGCCTGGCGTGCTGATCGGGGACGGCGACTGGCTCTACACCACTGAGGAGTTCCTGACCACCCCCGACGATGCCCGGGAGGTGACCAGCAAACTCCAGTACATCCGGCAGGTGCGCGATCAGCTGGCCGCCCACGGCACCCGGCTGGTGGTGGCGCTGGTGCCGGCCAAGGCGCGGGTGTACTCAGAGCATCTGGGCCGCTACCGCGTGCCTGCAGTCAAGGCCCAGGTGTACCAGCAGTTCCTCCAGCGGCTGGCACACCTGAACATTCCCGCACCGAACCTGCAAGGCGCGCTGCAGGCGGCCAAGCCGCAGGGCGACGTGTTCCTGCATACCGACACCCACTGGACTCCGCTCGGCGCCAGCGCCGCCGCCCGCAGCGTGGCGGCCAGCATCCGCCAGCACTATCCGGATCTGCAGCTGCCGCACAACACCTTTGAGACCACGACCCGTCCGGCCACCTCCTACTCGGGTGACCTGCTGAGCTTCGTGCGGGTGGGCGCCCTTAAGGACCGGATGGGGCCGCAGCGTGAGCCGCTGAGCATCCCAGCGACCACCCGCACGGACGACGCGGGCGGCGGCCTGCTCGGCGACGACGCGGTGGCGGTCACACTGGTGGGTACGAGTTACAGCGCGATTCAGAGCTGGAATTTCGAGGGGGCCCTCAAGACGGCCGTGGCCAGCGACGTGCTGAACGTTTCCCTTGAGGGCAAGGGCCCGATCGTGCCGATGCAGCAGTACCTCACCAGCGAGACCTTCCGCACCCAGCCGCCTCAGCTGCTGATCTGGGAAATTCCGGAACGGTTCCTGGACACGCCCACGCCCTGACCCCTCACCAGCCCCGTCTTCAGGAGGCGACCAATGAAGAAGATGCAGACCACCTTGTTGCTGCTGGCCGTGGGGGGCACCCTGGCCCTGGCCCGGGCCGGCACCGCCGCTGCCGACGTCACCGGCACATGGACGCACCTACGAACCGTGCGCCAAGGTGGCGGACATGACCTTCGGCACCGACGGCTGGATGTTCGAGCCGTGGGAATTCAACGACACCTTCTCGTTCAGTGCCACCGCCGCCCTGCAAGAGCTGAACGAAGCCTTCCGGGCCAGGGGCAGCACCCTGGTGCTGGTGCCGGTGCCGTCGC encodes:
- a CDS encoding MBOAT family O-acyltransferase, with the protein product MVFSSNIFLFAFLPVFLAVYYLLPFRARSGWILVGSYALYSWWRLDFLWLLVAVTAAAYLFGLWIHAAPPPRKRLLIIASVTLNLCALGYFKYANFGIDSFNAAITAVGLQPFSWTPVLLPIGLSFFVFHAISYVVDVYRGGEPPTRNPLDFAAFIALFPHLIAGPVLKYNLLADQFRHRTHTLEKFSYGATRFMTGFAKKVLIADTIAPLVKVAFATPDPTLADAWLGALAYTLQLYFDFSGYSDMAIGLAAMMGFKFPENFNHPYISRSITEFWKRWHMSLSSWLMEYLYFSLGGNRRGRVRTYINLFLTMLLGGLWHGANWTFVLWGAWHGSILAAERRLKEAKLWKPSPVWLTIPGTMLLVMLGWVMFRADNVHDAFRMYRGMFGLNGAGLSDTLAWQVQGSTLVTMLIALVLVYVAPWWGNRVGDMSRTLRRPALASTATLLLMPLFVMAILKLSAQSYTPFLYFQF
- a CDS encoding alginate O-acetyltransferase, which produces MTDLMREQPRPSTPASPDPSASADLQPAMSTPALMRALPGLFLVAVVGAGAVLSVLGDKGAKIWVRPVGQSVMQGSAQATFEHNYDAHHPVRDPGIDTWGLINYALFREGRPGVLIGDGDWLYTTEEFLTTPDDAREVTSKLQYIRQVRDQLAAHGTRLVVALVPAKARVYSEHLGRYRVPAVKAQVYQQFLQRLAHLNIPAPNLQGALQAAKPQGDVFLHTDTHWTPLGASAAARSVAASIRQHYPDLQLPHNTFETTTRPATSYSGDLLSFVRVGALKDRMGPQREPLSIPATTRTDDAGGGLLGDDAVAVTLVGTSYSAIQSWNFEGALKTAVASDVLNVSLEGKGPIVPMQQYLTSETFRTQPPQLLIWEIPERFLDTPTP